The genomic interval ATGATCCAAACGGATTGCCGATTGACCTTTATCAACGACAATTTGCATTTCTTCATAACTTTCTTCTTCATTTGTGTCAAAATTTTCTATTGGATCTTCCATAATCTTGAATATAATATTGAAATTTGTATTTAAATAAAATTAATGAATTCCAAACCATTTAAACATTTAGAATCTCTGTGTGCAGCAGAAGCAAAAATAAGAATTACTACACAACCACACAAAATACCGCTTTTTGCCAGCTCTGCATTTAAATTTGAAAGCATTGAAGATGGCATTGAAATTTTTAAAAATCAGCCAGGTTCTCATGTATATACCCGATATGGAAATCCAACCATTGAAGCGGTTGCACAAAAAATTGCTAATTTAGAAGTTTTTGGTTCAGATTTGGCAGCATTTGGTCTTTTGACTAGTAGTGGCATGGCAGCTATTCATTTAACAATTCAAACAATTTTGAAACCTGGAGATTCGATATTAACTCAAGGAAACCTATATGGTGGGACTACAGAACTTTTCAACAAAGTTTTTGGACCTCAAAATATTAATATAGAAATTATTGACTTTGGAGCTTTAGATAATTTAGAACAATCAATTTCTAATCTAAAGGTACAGCCTGTCATTTTTATTGAAACACCTACGAATCCTACCCTACAATGTATTGACATCCTAAAGGTATGTCAAATCGTTCACAAATATAAAGGTTTGGTTATTGTTGATAACACATTTGCTACCCCCGTAATTCAACAACCTATTCTATTAGGTGCAGATGTTGTAATACATTCAACTACTAAGTTTTTACACGGCCATGGGGTCTCAACAGGTGGCGCCATTGTAACAAGTAATGAAAACTTATTTAAGGCAATATGGGAAACCCAGAAGTTGGTTGGAAGTAATTCAAACACATTTGATGCCTGGCTTGTAAATATCGGATTAAAAACGCTTGTATTACGAATGGAAAAACAATCTGAAAATGCTTTGCAACTAGCACATTATCTTTCAAAACACCCAAAAATTAATAAAGTTCATTATCCAGGCTTACCAAATGATACCAATCATCAACTAGCTAAACAACAAATGGAAAAATTTGGAGCGATGTTAAGTTTTGAAGTTGGTTCTGAATATCAGGATGCAATAAATTTTGCAAATCGATTAAATCATTGTGCTTTGGCTCCATCTTTAGGTGAAACAGATACGATGGTTTTACATCCTGCTTCAATGTCTCATTTAAAAATTCCTAAAGAGACCAGACTGAAATATGGAATAACAGACAACTTAATACGATTTTCAGTAGGAATTGAAAATATAGAAGATATTATTGATGACATTGAACAAGCTTTAGCATAATAAATAAAATGTTATCTTTTATTATTACGATTTATAATTTATTTGTGCTAAAACGTATACAATAGACTTCTTATTGATTATTTAATTCAATTACTTCCATATCTTTTATTTCTGCTTTATCAATTGTAAAGCGCATTAAAGTTCTAACTTTTTGAAAACCTGATTTTCCGCATGCTCCAGGATTAATATATAATACTTGATGTAATTGATCAAAAGCCACTTTTAAAATATGAGAGTGACCACAAACAATAATGCCTGGTTTTTCAATTTTAATAAGTTCTCTCACCTTTGGATTATAGCTTCCAAATTTTCCTGCAATATGTATCAATAATACTTTAAAATCTTCAGCTTGAAACAGCTCATGTTCTTTTGTTATCGTTCTGATTTTATGATCATCAATGTTTCCAAAAACGATCTGTGTTTTTTTAAATTCCTTCAGCTGATCAACAATTTGTATAGATCCAATATCACCAGCATGCCAAATTTCGTCACAACTTTCAAAGTAATTGAAAACTTTCGGGTCCAAATAAGAATGTGTATCAGATAACAATCCTATTTTAATCATTCCTTAATCTTAAGTACTAATTTCCCAAATTGATTTCCAGATTCCATTTTTTTAAATACTGTTTCAAATTCAGTAAAGGCAGATATACTATCTATAATAGAAACTAATTTATTAGCTTCTACAAATTCCAACATTTCTTTAAATTCATTTTGTGTACCCATCGTGCTCCCAAAGATTGATAATTGCTTCCAAAATATCTTTTGCGGGCTTAATCCATCAATGATACCTTGTGTGCCGCCATAAATACAAATTCTGGCACCACCATTACAAAGATTAAGTAACTTCTGAAATGATATACCTGCAGCACTATCTATAATAATATCAAAGCCGCCAGACTCCTTCAACAGTTCAACATCCCAATCAGAATGTAAATAATTTACACCATGAATTGCTCCTAATTGTATTGCCTTTTCAATTTTGTGATCATCAGAAGAGGTTACAAATACTTTTAATCCAAACACAACTGCAAACTGCAAAACATGAAGTGCTACCCCACCACCGATCCCATGAATTAAAATAGTTTCACCTGCTACAGGTTTACATTTTGAAAACAAAGCCCGATAAGCTGTAATTCCAGCTAAAGGCAATGCAGAAGCTTCTGCATCCGATAAATGCTCAGGAACTTTGTAAATATATTCTTCAGGAACCGATACAAACGTTGCAAAACAACCATTCTGGGGCAGTCCCAAAATCTGAAAATCATCGGATTGCACAGCATTATTATTGCCCCAAAAAAATCCAGGATTCACAAGGATTCTAGTTCCATTTAAGTATCCGCAAAAATCGGAGCCAGGGATTATAGGAAATTTAATTTTTGCGTATTTTCCTTTAGATATCCAAAGATCTCTATGATTAATCGAAGCATGTGAAACTTCTACAATATCATAACCTTCCTTTAATTCAGGCATTTGGGCATCCTGAATTAATAACATTTCATCCTTACTTCTAAATTGTATTGCTTTCATAATTATGCAAAAATAAAAAAAGTGTCCTCATAATAAGGACACTCTACTTTATTAAACCGATATAAAAAATCCTTATTTGCTAAGTATCAATTTTTTCACTCCATTAAAATTATTGGCTTTCAACTGGTAATAATAAATACCTGCCTCACCAATCTCGGATTTGGAGATCGTAAATTGATTTTTACCTTTTTGTACTCTTAATTCTTTATTCAGTATCATACGCCCTTTTATATCATACACAGAGATCGAAACTTGCTGATCAAATGGAATATGAAAACTAATTACTGACGACTCACTAAATGGATTCGGTTGATTTTGATACAATTCATATTGTGAAAAGTTTAAATCTGTGCCTTTAATTCTAAACTCAATATCCATTACATCCATCTTTTCATTATAAGCTTCTGGATTTAAACCAATATAGCTTAATCCAACTAAGTCACTCACAATGGATGGTTTGGTAACATTTAATACAATATAGAATAATGGCATGTCCGTTTTCGTTATACCGCGATTACTATTCCAACTTACTGGGATGAATCCTTTATCCAATTGATTCATTGCATAATTCGCATCCGTAATCGTAACTGAACCCGATTTAATTTGAATAAACTGAGAGGATTCCATATTATATTCAAGTGTCATTTGAAATCCATTTAACTCGCTATTCCAAGTTCCATAAACTGGAATTGATATTTCACCAGTTTTTACAAGTTTATGATTTTCAAATTCAAATATCAAAGATTCCTTACTCCGTTTTTCTACACCACTGTTAAGATCTGTAGTTTTTGCACTATAATTTATATCACCCATTTTAACACCCATATAATCAAAAGCAACATTCGGACCTTGTAATGCTTTTACTTCATATAAAGTTTCCCATGGCGAATTCTCCCAAGGATTTTCAGGATTATCAAAAACTGTTGACTTTTTAATAAATGACCATGATTCTGTGCCATTACTAAAAGTATTTGTTATTCCTAAAATCAGTTTTCTTAATTCTGAAATATCAGCTGCTGTAATTGAATGAGAGTTGTTTACATCTGCTGCAATATATTGGTATACAGAATTAAATCTTTGCAATCCTAAGATATGCTTTTGCATTAAAACGATATCTGCAGTAGAAACTCCATTACTTATATCATCATTTTTAATAGGTCGCAATTTATAGTCCTCTCCTTCAGGTAAATCGACAAAGATATATTCTCCAATTTTATCGGAATTAATAGAGCCAAACATAATATCTGATTTTAATAATTCTAAATGTGCATTCTGAAGTACAGAATTTGTTGTTGTATTAATTAAACCCGCTATGATACCGCCATTTGTAAACTTGTTTGGACAAATATTGCCATTGTTATCTTGTAATAGTAACGAAGTTTTACAAAATGTTTGATTTCCATCTAAGTCTGTAATGTATAATGTTATCTCAATAGTATCTCTAATACCATTAAAAATATCTGCACAGGTAAATCTTTTTATACTATCATTAGGATTTGTAGTAAAGGAGAATCTTAATTTGTTCTGTGGAGTACAATTATCGGCACTCTTTTCATCAAAAAATCTCGCAGGCACATCAATAAAAGCACCTGTAGGCATCACCACTGCAATCAAACCTGTTTTACAAAAAGGAGTTGGTTGTTTGCAATCTTTAATTCTGATTAATTGATTACAAGTAGCGGCATTGCCACAAGAATCTCTAACTGTCCATTCAATGGTATG from Saprospiraceae bacterium carries:
- a CDS encoding metallophosphoesterase family protein — its product is MIKIGLLSDTHSYLDPKVFNYFESCDEIWHAGDIGSIQIVDQLKEFKKTQIVFGNIDDHKIRTITKEHELFQAEDFKVLLIHIAGKFGSYNPKVRELIKIEKPGIIVCGHSHILKVAFDQLHQVLYINPGACGKSGFQKVRTLMRFTIDKAEIKDMEVIELNNQ
- a CDS encoding aminotransferase class I/II-fold pyridoxal phosphate-dependent enzyme; this encodes MNSKPFKHLESLCAAEAKIRITTQPHKIPLFASSAFKFESIEDGIEIFKNQPGSHVYTRYGNPTIEAVAQKIANLEVFGSDLAAFGLLTSSGMAAIHLTIQTILKPGDSILTQGNLYGGTTELFNKVFGPQNINIEIIDFGALDNLEQSISNLKVQPVIFIETPTNPTLQCIDILKVCQIVHKYKGLVIVDNTFATPVIQQPILLGADVVIHSTTKFLHGHGVSTGGAIVTSNENLFKAIWETQKLVGSNSNTFDAWLVNIGLKTLVLRMEKQSENALQLAHYLSKHPKINKVHYPGLPNDTNHQLAKQQMEKFGAMLSFEVGSEYQDAINFANRLNHCALAPSLGETDTMVLHPASMSHLKIPKETRLKYGITDNLIRFSVGIENIEDIIDDIEQALA
- a CDS encoding zinc-binding dehydrogenase, which codes for MKAIQFRSKDEMLLIQDAQMPELKEGYDIVEVSHASINHRDLWISKGKYAKIKFPIIPGSDFCGYLNGTRILVNPGFFWGNNNAVQSDDFQILGLPQNGCFATFVSVPEEYIYKVPEHLSDAEASALPLAGITAYRALFSKCKPVAGETILIHGIGGGVALHVLQFAVVFGLKVFVTSSDDHKIEKAIQLGAIHGVNYLHSDWDVELLKESGGFDIIIDSAAGISFQKLLNLCNGGARICIYGGTQGIIDGLSPQKIFWKQLSIFGSTMGTQNEFKEMLEFVEANKLVSIIDSISAFTEFETVFKKMESGNQFGKLVLKIKE